The Lentzea guizhouensis genome contains a region encoding:
- a CDS encoding group II truncated hemoglobin, whose product MIDDQSTPTLYTWAGGAPALARLTEAFYRRVAEDEVLAPVFAGMDPGHAHHVALWLGEVFGGPAAYTEERGGYEFMLSQHLGRAITEEQRRRWLDLIMDAADEVALPDDPEFRAAFVSYLEWGTRLAVRNSAVDATPFHEAPVPKWGWGEAPPYVQ is encoded by the coding sequence GTGATCGACGACCAGTCAACACCCACTCTCTACACCTGGGCCGGAGGGGCGCCCGCGCTCGCGCGGCTGACCGAGGCGTTCTACCGGCGCGTCGCCGAGGACGAGGTGCTCGCACCCGTGTTCGCCGGCATGGATCCCGGTCACGCTCACCACGTGGCGCTGTGGCTGGGCGAGGTGTTCGGCGGACCGGCCGCCTACACCGAGGAGCGGGGAGGCTACGAGTTCATGCTGTCCCAGCACCTCGGCCGGGCGATCACCGAGGAGCAACGCCGGCGCTGGCTCGACCTGATCATGGATGCGGCGGACGAGGTCGCCCTGCCGGACGACCCCGAGTTCCGTGCCGCGTTCGTGTCCTACCTGGAGTGGGGCACCCGGCTGGCCGTGCGTAACTCCGCGGTGGACGCCACACCGTTCCACGAGGCGCCCGTGCCGAAGTGGGGCTGGGGTGAGGCGCCGCCCTACGTCCAGTGA
- a CDS encoding winged helix-turn-helix transcriptional regulator yields the protein MYHCPVELALDVIGGKWRTVILAHLKQRPHHYGELRRKVPGISEKMFVQRLRELQEAGLVARVEVPPHVEYSLTDEGRSLGPALQALYDWGVSRAARTGVEVGQV from the coding sequence GTGTACCACTGTCCTGTCGAGCTCGCTCTCGATGTCATCGGCGGCAAGTGGCGCACGGTCATCCTCGCCCACCTCAAGCAACGCCCGCACCACTACGGCGAGCTGCGCCGCAAGGTGCCCGGCATCAGCGAGAAGATGTTCGTGCAGCGGTTGCGTGAACTGCAGGAGGCAGGCCTGGTCGCGCGGGTCGAGGTGCCTCCGCACGTCGAGTACTCGCTCACCGACGAGGGCAGGAGCCTCGGGCCGGCGCTGCAGGCCCTCTACGACTGGGGCGTCTCCCGCGCCGCCCGCACCGGTGTGGAGGTCGGGCAGGTCTGA